In one Canis lupus dingo isolate Sandy chromosome 16, ASM325472v2, whole genome shotgun sequence genomic region, the following are encoded:
- the CLDN24 gene encoding putative claudin-24 — protein MALVFRVAMQFAGLFLSLLGWVLAIITTYLPHWKNLNLDLNEMENWTVGLWQACVTQEEVGTQCKDFDSFLALPAELRVSRVLMLLSNGLGLLGLLAAGLGLDCLRLGESRRGLKKGLLILGGTVLWAAGVAALVPVSWVAHRTVREFWDETVPEIVPRWEFGEALFLGWFAGFFLLLGGGLLNCAACSTRAARASGHYAGAETRTRCPYLENGTADPRV, from the coding sequence ATGGCTTTAGTCTTTAGAGTAGCAATGCAATTCGCCGGACTTTTCTTATCTTTGCTGGGATGGGTTTTAGCCATTATTACAACTTATTTGCCACATTGGAAAAACCTCAACCTGGACCTGAACGAAATGGAGAACTGGACCGTGGGGCTGTGGCAAGCCTGCGTCACCCAGGAGGAGGTGGGCACGCAGTGCAAGGACTTCGATTCCTTCCTGGCCCTGCCCGCCGAGctcagggtctccagggtccTCATGCTCCTGTCCAAcgggctggggctcctgggcctgCTGGCCGCCGGCCTCGGCCTGGACTGCTTGAGGCTTGGAGAGTCGCGGCGAGGGCTCAAGAAAGGACTGCTCATCCTGGGAGGGACCGTGCTCTGGGCGGCGGGGGTCGCGGCCCTGGTCCCGGTGTCCTGGGTGGCCCACAGGACGGTCCGGGAGTTCTGGGATGAGACGGTGCCGGAGATCGTGCCCAGGTGGGAGTTTGGGGAAGCCCTGTTTCTGGGCTGGTTTGCTGGCTTTTTCCTCCTCCTGGGAGGGGGCCTGCTGAACTGTGCGGCGTGctccacccgggctgcccgcgcTTCGGGCCACTACGCAGGGGCAGAAACACGAACTCGGTGCCCGTACCTGGAAAATGGGACCGCAGACCCGAGAGTGTGA
- the LOC112675249 gene encoding claudin-22, which yields MMALEPRSVAQLAGASLSLLGWVLSCLTNYLPQWKNLNLDLNEMENWTVGLWQACVTQEEVGTQCKDFDSFLALPAELRVSRVLMFLSNGLGLLGLLAAGLGLDCLRLGESRRGLKKGLLILGGTVLWAAGVAALVPVSWVAHRTVREFWDETVPEIVPRWEFGEALFLGWFAGFFLLLGGGLLNCAACSTQAARASGHYVAAETQDRRQHPETNKTHLKI from the coding sequence ATGATGGCCTTGGAGCCCCGAAGCGTGGCGCAGTTGGCGGGGGCCTCCTTGTCCTTGCTGGGGTGGGTCTTGTCCTGCCTTACAAACTACCTGCCCCAGTGGAAGAACCTCAACCTGGACCTGAACGAAATGGAGAACTGGACCGTGGGGCTGTGGCAAGCCTGCGTCACCCAGGAGGAGGTGGGCACGCAGTGCAAGGACTTCGATTCCTTCCTGGCCCTGCCCGCCGAGctcagggtctccagggtccTCATGTTCCTGTCCAAcgggctggggctcctgggcctgCTGGCCGCCGGCCTCGGCCTGGACTGCTTGAGGCTTGGAGAGTCGCGGCGAGGGCTCAAGAAAGGACTGCTCATCCTGGGAGGGACCGTGCTCTGGGCGGCGGGGGTCGCGGCCCTGGTCCCGGTGTCCTGGGTGGCCCACAGGACGGTCCGGGAGTTCTGGGATGAGACGGTGCCGGAGATCGTGCCCAGGTGGGAGTTTGGGGAAGCCCTGTTTCTGGGCTGGTTTGCTGGCTTTTTCCTCCTCCTGGGAGGGGGCCTGCTGAACTGTGCGGCGTgctccacccaggctgcccgtgcTTCGGGCCACTACGTGGCGGCAGAAACGCAGGATCGCCGTCAGCACCCGGAGACGAACAAAACCCACCTGAAAATCTAA